aaaattagtTAATGCATTGGGTTAGTAAACATCTGAgatatgaatatttatttatttatctgttacTGTGGGAAaacaaactctctctcactttctcattcactccctctctctctctctctctctctctctctctctctctctgtctgtctgtctctcaaatcaaatcatatgCTTTATTGATATGACAGGATATGAGACCCATGTTGCCAAAGCTGTAAATACATGTTAAATTGAATCATTAACATATAAATGAATAAGAAACATAAACCTTACAGATCAACACCTACAGTGTTTATCTGAGCTGAAACAAAACTACTGCAGGACAAACGGAGCAAATACACGTCCACTCGTTTATCAGACATTCAACAAGCAGGTAATGAAAACTCATTCTGAGACGTGTGGAAATCATCAAacaacaccaaacaaagaaCCCACACCAATCCAGAACTGCAACACCCAGAACCCAGAACGTAAAGGTCTGAACCAAACGCAGAAACAAAGAACCATAGGactaaagaaatcagaggaaaTTAACCAACTGGACACACCCAACACTCTCAGAACTCAGAGTCCAAATTCACAGACTAAAGGTAAACGAAGCCTCTGGACGCGACACGATCAGAGCAGAAATCCTCACATACAGCAGCCCTAAGCTTCAGATGGCAGGGCTGAAACTGGTCACCCAGGTTTTAAATGCTGGTCAATTCCCTGAAATCTGGAACGAAGGCATCGTCACCCCGATCTGGAGATAAATGACATCCTCCAAACTACAGAGGAAGCATGTTAGGAAAGGTCTCCTGTAGGGTTCGGGTCACTAACACCAGGATTCAGATGTTTCTAAACACAAACAAGATCATCAATAAATCTCAAATTGGCTTCTTACCAAAACATAGAACAGCAGATCATCTGTACGCTGTCCAGACTCTAATAAACAACCACGTCCACAACAAACCACGAGGAAACTAATACAAAGCGGTGTCGGAGGTCAAGTTCATGATAAAAACCACACGCAGTAACACGGTGCTGCGTAAACAAAGCCAGGGAGGAAAACGCGGCTGCAGCCTGAGGCCCACCTTCTTTAATGTACATATAAATGAACTGGTCACTAAATTACACAATTCAAGCAGTCCTGGACTCATCCCAGGAAATAAAGTGTCTAATGGACGCAGGTGATCTAGAACTATTAGCACCAACAAAAGACTCCAGCAGAACCTGTCAGCACTGGAGACTTACTATAAAGGCTGGGCTCTTACAGTAAATATGGACAAATCAAAAATAAGGATTATTACTAAATAAAGCCAGATTACAGGAGAGGAAATACCAGGTTACCtacgtctctttctctctgtctctttctctctcttcctcggtctctctctgtttctctctctgtctctctctgtctcagtctctctctcattctcactcaattcatttaaattcaattcaattcaattcaattcaattcaaggtGCTTTATTAGCAGGACAAATATGCTACATTTGTATTGCCAAagatttttaaacagaacatcaACGATTTAAGAGGTGAACACATTAGAATCTGgaatttttagaaaaaaaaaagattctaaaatattaaacattgcTAAATTGCTAAATTGTAGAGCCGTCAATCCAGAAAGACACtatataatcaaaataaaaacaatgaatacatgtgtgtgtgtgtatccgtgtgtgtgtgtatgtctatcTGTGTGCatacatatttgtgtgtgtgtgtgtgtgtgtttgtatgtgtgtgtgtgtgtgtgtgtatatatttgtatgtgtgagtgtgtgtgtatttgtgtgtgtgtgtgtctgtataggtgtaggtgtgtgtgtgtctgtataggtGTAGGtgtggtggttaacacctctgccttctacgctgtagactggggttcaatccccacctgggtaaacaccctacactacaccaataagagtccttgggcaagactcccaacaccaccttggcctccctgtgtaaaatgaccaaatcttaagtcgctctggagaagagtgtcagccaaatgccgtaaatgtaaaatgtaaatgtaggtgtgtgagtgtgtctgtctgtataggtgtaggtgtgtgtgtgtctgtataggtgtgtgtgtgtgtgtgtgtatgagacatGGTCACTCACTGTCCCTCTCCCGGTGGGCAGGTCAGGGTGTACTGAGCGGCGAGAgctgctctctctgtgctccccTAACAGACACGGCAGTGTCTCTGTGTTAGACCGGCTGGTAAATGTCGGatgtttgttgttgatttttgtaaagAACTCTCTGTGGATCTCAGTGAATTCCGGGCGCTCGGTCAGGAAGTGcagctctgtctctgttttcctgtttttttcctgtttttctcttgtcccctctctctctctgtctgtctgtctctctgtgtctctctctctctctctctctctcactctctctttctctctctcactctgtctctctctctcactcactcactctcgctctcactcaccctcactctctcgctctctcaatctcactcactcactctctctcactcactatctctctctctttctctaagtcccccctctctctctctcactctctctctctctctataagtcccccctctctctctctaatcccccccctctctctctgtccctctctctctataagtctctctctttctctctctctctcactatctctctctcactcgctctctctcactctgtctctctctctcactcactctcgctctcactcactctcactctctcgctctctcaatctcactcactcactcactatctctctctcactctttctctaagtcccccctctctctctctctctctctcactctctctctcccgctctctctctcactctctctctctttctctaagtcccccctctctctctctaacccccccctctctctctctgtccctctctctctctctgtccctctaagtcccccctctctctctctctctataagtcccccctctctctctctctaacccccccccctctctgtccctctctctctaagtctctctctttctctctctctctctcactatctctctcactcgctctcactcttgctctctctcactcttgctctctctctcactcactctcgctctcactcactctcactcactcactctctctctctctctcactctttctctaagtcccccctctctctctctctctctcactctctctctcccgctctctctctcacgctctctctctttctctaagtcccccctcctctctctctctgtccctctctctctctctctgtccctctaagtcccccctctctctctaatcccccccctctctctctgtccctctctctctctaagtctctctctctctctttctctctctctctcactagctctcactcttgctctctctcactcttgctctcactcactctcactctcactcactcactcactctctctcactatctctctctcactcgctctctctctctcactctctcaatctcactcactcactctctctcactctctcactcactcactatctctctctctcactctaagtcccccctctctctctgcccctctctctctctaagtctctctctttctctctctctctctctcactatctctctctcactcgctctcactcttgctctctctcactctcactcactcactctctctcactctttctctaagtcccccccccctctctctctctctctcactcactctctctcactctttctctaaccccccctctctctctgtccctctaagtcccccctctctctctctctcactatctctctctcactcgctctcactcttgctctctctcactctcactcactcactctctctcactctttctctaagtccccccccccctctctctctctctctctctctctctcactcactctttctctaaccccccctctctctctctgtccctctaagtcccccctctctctctctctctctctctataagtccccccccctctctctctctgtccctctctctctctctgtccctctctctctctaagtctctctctctctctctctctctctctctctctctcgaagTGGGCGAGGTTTTGGTCACCTCTGAGGAGCTCCTGGTGGCCAGCGCTTACTTCGTGCTGGTGCTAGGAGCGCTGGAGGAGCTGAGGGAGGGAGGATGAGCCCGCGGTGCCAAAGCGCTGCCCCGCCGCGCGGACTGGCCGAAACTCTTCACCAAGTGACCACTGCACATGTTCCAGCGGCTCCATGAGAGCGGCTTTGATCCACGCGCGCGAAACAGACCTGTCAGCTCCGACGCCGCGTTTCTGACCTGATGTGAAAAATGGAAAGGAAGAGGACATGGCTTGTCTCCTGCGTTGCGTCTCGCGCTTGTCTGACCGCTCCGCTGTTGTGTTTGCTCATTTTCTCCGTCCGCGGCGAAACCTGCCCGGCCTTCTGCACCTGCGCCGAGGACCCTGCCACCGTCACCTGCCTGGACTCTCCAGAGATCGAGCTTCCCCTGGACGTGTCCCAGTGGACGAGCACCCTGATTCTGAGGGGAGCCAACATCTCCGCCCTGAGGGCTGGCGCCTTTTCGGCCAACGGGTCGGTTCTGGAGCTGCGGACGCTGCGGCTCTCTTGGAACAACATTCACGTCATCGAGGCGCACGCGTTCCGCGGACTCCCGCGGCTCCAGCGCTTGGATTTGAGCCACAACAGACTGGCCGCCGTGTCCGTCCAGGCGTTCTGCGGGCTGGACGAGCTGCACTTTCTCTCGCTGAACAACACTCTGACGCCCCGCGGCGCGAGGGAACTGCCCCAGGCGCTGTCCACTGGAAGCCTGAGGCACCTCCAGACCCTGGAACTGTCCGGAAATCGCTTGACGGCGATCCCCATCGTCCACGTTGACTACCTTAACCTGAGCACGCTGGTACTGACCAACAACTCCATTGAGACCATTGGGAAAAACGACGTGTCGAGTCTGAGCGAATCCCCCACAATGCGcgtctttctgtctctgaacCCGTTCGAGTGCGGCTGCGAGCTGGAGGCGTTTTATTACTGGCTCAGAAACGACTCCAGGTGTCCAGACTCCGCTCGCGTGCTCTGCAAGCTGCCGGAGGCCAGGAGTGGATTACCTGTGGAGAAACTTCGCAAGGAGGACTTCGACTGCGCGAACGCCGAGCCGGACGCGGAGCTGGAAGCCGTTTCTTACGTGTTTCTTGGCATCGTGCTGGCGCTGATCGGCGTGGTGTTCCTCATGGTTCTCTACTTGAACAGAGGGGGCATCAAAAGGTGGCTAAATAACATCAGAGAGGCGTGTCGAGACCAAATGGAAGTCTATCATTACAGATATGAGCAGGACTCAGACCCCAGACTGGCAAACGTGGCCGTTTAGACCCCCGGTGCTGGCCGAGGTTGGCACGCCATGCTCGCGTTACTTCGCCCTGAATTCTAGACTAATGCATGATCTTCTGAAAATAGAGCTGTGAATAGGCTATGCAGCGCAGTGTGTACAGAATATAGATTAAACAGCTCCAGCCAGTAATGAAGCTCAGTGGAAATGTAGGCAACTGAGTGATTTCCTCTACCATCCAGCTTTAAAGGGGGAAAAAGGAGCATCCCGTCCCCCAAACGCGTCCACGTTCAGACAGAACAGAACTCAGTCACATGCCGTGTATTTGCTTAACAGCTGTGCGTGTTTGACTCGGTTCTGACCTATTTGACCTCTGCTGTTGCAAACACTGCCAGGTCTAGAGGACATTGGGAGATCAGTCAAATGCCATGGATCAGACCAATGTGTACTCTTCAGCAGAAGCGGGTAGTCCACAAAGTTAAAACCCTCCCCGGGATTTTGTTCCAGCTGTCTGAACATCTTTGCTGCCGGTTTGAGCAAATTAGAGAAGTcaagcagttggaacaaaatcccgGGGAGGGTTTTAACTTTGTGGACCTGGATTACCACCTCAACTCACTTATGGTTTATAAGCACATTCAGCAGCAAAATGCAAGACACAAGCTTCTCTCTGTAAAAcaccaacaacagcagcagcgccACAACGCGGCCCCACGCAGTTTACACAGTCACTGCACTCTCACTCAGCAAACCTGCCATCCACTGATCTGACCGCAGCTTCAAACGCCACAAACCCAGATGAAGCCGAAGTCCACAGCATGAGTGATGTGGTATGAATAAGATGGAATTtggacaaaatgttttttttggaaatgcatcaataataaaaacaactgaaataCATTTTCCCTGTGTAGCCTGTCTCTGTGCAGTTAGGGCGCCTATAAAATCCACTGATTTATTCTGAAGTTCTGCTGAAATGGGAgcagattcattcagagtggcttgatatTTTAATCTAATGAAGTAGGTTCTCTTACGTCTTGtggctgttttgccttacagcacccCATATGTACCTCTACACTCACAAAAAgcacggttcttcaagggttctttagtataaacagtggtctatatagaaccataaacactcattagcatgcttaaatggttcttcggtTTATTGGAAAATGTgtcatatggttctatatggaactttTTATTGCAAACATAGCAAGCTTGTAACAAGAGCAGAACCATTCTTGGTGTtagatagaaccttttcaaaaagttctgtccagaaccatatataacaagctgaagaaccattccaccatgcagagaaccctttcagtatgtaatttttaaatgttcatggttctgtgtaaAACTATTGTCTGTGTTCAAaagacccttgaagaaccgtcaaATTAAGAGTGTAGGCCACTGATCCTCAGTCCTGGTCTTGAGCACCCACTTCCCCTCGGGACAGGCCTGCTAGTTAACTGCCTAGTCAGGTCAGGTGTGCTGGGAGGGAAAGAACTACAACGTGCAGGGCAGGTGAGACTCCAGGACCAAGGATGGGAGCCACTGCTTTAGGCCACGAATGGGTTTTAATGTTTCAGGCCACACCTCTTCTCGGAATTACGAAAAACTTTGTGTCAAAATTCTTAGAGGCAtcaaacacttcagatgtctggttcctatcaccaccactgcaaccAGCTCGGACTCTAAGTTTCtcttatttcacatcaaaccacccggAATGACTTTACGTCTTAAAGCCAGAGCTatgcaaaacataaaaaagaagcggaaagaagaaagaagtgGAATTCCCTTCTTTAAGGCCTGATTAGAAAATGCAGGGATGGGAGAATGAGATCCTAGTGGACAGGATTCCAGCACAGTTTGCTGATTTTCCTGTTCACACATATCTGATTGATTGAATTCCAGTTTAGTCGGAGTTCTAGAGCAGGGAAGCGCTCACAATCAGGACTCCAGCCCTCAATTCCCCAGCTCTGGGTTAAAACATTGGGAATGTGCAGCACATAAAGGGAGAATTTTTAATGGGCAATATAATAAACAGatgtaaaataaagtttttctaTTCACCAACTCCTCgtctgtttctcattttctctctctctgttgtaaTTGGCTTAAGTGGGTAAACCGAAAGAATCAGAGCGGAATGATTTTTCTCTTGGGATCTCATGGAAAGTGATATGACAGGAATATGAACTGTTTGTGTGTAATATGTTACTATGGATCACATTCTTAGTCATGCTGTTTCCTAAAGCAGGATCTTTCAGTAAGCCGGATAGCTTAATCCAAAAGTTGGGGACTGTCCAGTAGGAATGTCCTTTATAAGGCcgactgagaaatcctgctttgtgaaacgtTGGTAATTACAGGAGCTTTACTGTAGCGCTGCGTGAAGGTGGGCAGGTGTAATAATGAGGTGGATAACCAAACTAAAGctcttattttggacatattcCAGGAAAAACTGATTGCCTGGAAAAGGCCATTATGCTCGGAAGAGTTGAAAGTGACCAATTACAAAACGGGAGGATACAATGAGAGAATCATGAAACAGCCATTCAGAAGTTCAAGTTTCCTTATCTAGAATGAAacgcttactttgctcctcgctaagaatgccagatataacattaaaaatacagaagagtatatatacacaagcatatatattaatcaagaaataacgcACTAAATATGGGCTACAATAGAGGTTTTTAAAAGCCTGAAGTGAAGACAGGActttctggagaaacactgttCCATATGGCCACCGGCAACTGGAAACAACTGGCTGGCACTTCCTTCTCAAATGACCTGCTCTTGGTATAAAACTCTTAGTGAGAGCCGGTAAATACAAAGAATGGTAACAATGTGCTTCATCCCCCCTTAAAG
The DNA window shown above is from Pygocentrus nattereri isolate fPygNat1 chromosome 18, fPygNat1.pri, whole genome shotgun sequence and carries:
- the waif2 gene encoding wnt-activated inhibitory factor 2 translates to MERKRTWLVSCVASRACLTAPLLCLLIFSVRGETCPAFCTCAEDPATVTCLDSPEIELPLDVSQWTSTLILRGANISALRAGAFSANGSVLELRTLRLSWNNIHVIEAHAFRGLPRLQRLDLSHNRLAAVSVQAFCGLDELHFLSLNNTLTPRGARELPQALSTGSLRHLQTLELSGNRLTAIPIVHVDYLNLSTLVLTNNSIETIGKNDVSSLSESPTMRVFLSLNPFECGCELEAFYYWLRNDSRCPDSARVLCKLPEARSGLPVEKLRKEDFDCANAEPDAELEAVSYVFLGIVLALIGVVFLMVLYLNRGGIKRWLNNIREACRDQMEVYHYRYEQDSDPRLANVAV